TTTCCGCGCCCCCCATGACCCCGGCGAGGCCAATGGGGAAGCTTTCCTCTCCCCGGTAACCGGCGATCACCAGGTCCTCGGGGTGAAGCTCCCGCTCCACCCCGTCCAGGGTGCGGAGCCTTTCCCCGGGGCGTGCCCGGCGCACCCGGATGCCCTCCCCGATGAAGCGCAGGTCGAAGGCGTGCATGGGCTGGGCCCGTTCCAGCATCACGTAGTTGGTGATGTCCACCACGTTGCTTATGGGCCTCATCCCGCAGGCGAAAAGGATGCGTTGGAGCCATAGGGGGCTTGGCCCCACCTGGAGGCCAAAGGCGTAGGAAAGGGTGAAGTGGGGCGCCCCCTTGGGGTCCTCCACCCGGAGGCCAAAGGGGATGGGTACGTTTTCCGTTTCCAGCCGCACCTCGGGCAGGACCAGGCTGTAGCCCAAGGCGTGGAGGTCAAGGGCTAAACCCAGGATCCCCAGGGCATCTGGGCGGTTGGGGGTGACCTCGATGTCCAGCACCACCTCCTCGGGCCAGGCCTCGGCCAGGGGGGTGCCGGGGGGGAGGGCCTCCGGGGGGAACTCCAGAAGCCCGCCGCCGTACTCCCCCACCCCCAGCTCCTTGGGGGAGAGGGCCATCCCGTGGGAGACCACCCCCTGGATGGTCCTTTCCCCGATTTTGAGCCCATTCACCTCGGTGCCGGGAAGGGCCAGGGCCACCCCGATGCCTGCCCGAGCGTTTCCCGCCCCCGAGACCACCTCCACCACCTTCCCCGCGTCCAACAGGAGGCGCTTGAGGCCGGTGCCGGGGATGGGGTGGGCCTCGAGGACCCGGGCGAAGACCACGCCGCCGGGGATCTGGAAGACCTTTTCCATGCGGTCGGTCTCAAACCCCAGCCCCGCCAGGCGCTCCTCCAGCACCTCGGGGCTTTCCAGCTCGGGCACGTACTCCTTAAGCCAGGAGAAAGGCACCCTCATAGAACCCCCCGGAACTGTTCCAGGAACTTAAGCCTTCCCCCGAAGAAGTAGCGGATGTCGGGGATGCCGTAGCGGAGCATGGCCAGCCGCTCCACCCCCAGGCCGAAGGCGAAGCCCGTGACCCCTTCATAGGCCGGGGGGAGGCCTAGGGTCTTGCGGTACGCGTCCACCGCCTGGAAGACCTTGGGATGGACCATGCCGGCTCCTCCCAGCTCCAGCCACTTCCCGCCCTCCGGCCACCAGATGGCGAACTGGGCTCCCGGCTCCACGAAGGGGAAGTAGACGGGTTGGAAGCGCACCCGGGACTCCGGCCCGTAAAGGGCCTGGGCCAGCTCGTAGATGGCCCCCTTCAGGTGGGCCATGGTGATCCCCTCCCCCACCACCAAGCCTTCCAGCTGGTGGAAGACCGCCTCGTGGGTGGCGTCCGTCTGCTCGAAGCGGAAAACCCGCCCCGGCACCACGATGCGGAAGGGAGGGGTGTGGGCCACCATGTAGCGCACCTGCATGGGGGAGGTGTGGGTGCGAAGAAGGAGCCTGCCCCTAACCTCTTCTCCCAAGGGGCCGGGAAGGCTATGCTCCTCCCCTTCCAGCCAGAAGGTGTCCCACATGTCCCGGGCCGGGTGGTGTTCCGGGATGTTCAGGGCGTCAAAGTTGAAGAACTCGCTCTCCACCTCGGGGCCTTCCACCGCCTGGTAGCCCAGGGAGCGAAAGATCTCCACTAGCTCCCGCTCCATGAGGGTGATGGGGTGGAGTCCCCCGGTGAAAACCTCCACCCCTGGCAGGGAGACATCCTGGCGCTCCCTTTCCAAAGCCCTTTGCAGGGCCTCTTCCACCAGCGCTTTTTCCCGCTCCTCCAAGGCCCGTTCGATGGCCTCCTTGAGGGCGTTTAGGGCCTGGCCCTTCGCTTTCCTTTCCTCCAGGGGAAGGCTGGCAAGGGCCTTCATCTCCTGGGTGAGGAGGCCCTTCTTGCCCAGGTAGCGGGCCTTCAGGGTTTTTAAGGCCTCGAGGTCCTGGGCTTCGCGGATGGCGGCTAGGGCTTCTTGCTCGAGCTCCCGCATCCTTTAGAGAATACCTTGCCCCGTCCCGGGCGTGGGGAGGGTGGGGCAAGGAGATGGGTGGCGCCTCCTTGCGTTCCGTCCCTGGACAGCTCGAGGAGCCCGTTTCCACCCGCTTAAGTACCCCGTCGTGGCTTGCGCCACGACGGGGCCCCAAAGAGGCCATGAGCAGGGCCCTTTGGCTTTGGCCAATGGGGCAACCTTTGCGTGTGGGTGCTTAGTCCAAGCGAGGACCCAAATCCCCTAACTAAAGCGCCTCGGCGAGCCTTCGAAAGGCCTCTGGAGGCTCTGGGGCCCTGCCCCCATCCGCCCAGGAGAAGCGAAGGTCCTTGAGAGGACCCTCGCCCACCCCCATCCCCTGGGGGAAGAGGGGGCGCAGGTCCATTGGCCCCGCCTCCTCCCCGCCGAAGGCCTCCCGGAAGCGGACCACCTCCTTTTCGTGGCCGAAGTGGTACGCATAAAGCCACCCCGCTCCCCCTTCCTCCAGGGCGAAGAGGAAGCGGGGGGCAGGGGAGAGGGCGGGGAACTCGCCGGAAAAAGGTCGCCTGAGGAAGGCGGATGCCCGGCCAGGCCGCAAGCGGAAGACCACCTCCAAAGCCTCGCCCAAAAGCCCAAAGCTCCCCACGAAGGGCCGCACCAGGTCGTAGCCCTGGACGTTCTTCACCACCACGCCCCCCGCCCGCACCACCCGGCCCTTGGGGGTCTTGAAGGTGAGGCCCAGGACCTCCGCGGGGAAGAAGAAGGCCTGGGCGAAGCCACCCCGCGCCACCAGCCCCCCTACCCCTCCTGGGAGCTCCACCGGGGGGAAGGGGGGGAAGAGCCCGGTGCCGGAAAGCCTTGCATAAACCTCCAAAAGGCCAGCCTCCGCGGGGGCCACCAGGTACTGGTCGGCGGCGTGAAGCTCCACGGGGTTATCCTAACCCCCTCATACCCCTTGCTGTTGAAACCTTCCCTCCCTTCGCCTAGCGGGGGCCTTGGATACCCTTTCACCGGGGCCCCCACGCGGACTTTGTCCCCGTGGGGTGGTATCACCTCACGGGGGCCAGGAGGAGGGCCCAAAGGGCCAGGCCCATCCCCAGCGCCACCGCCAGGGGGAAGCTGTGGAGGAAGAGGGGGTAGAGGAGGCCCGCCAAGGTGCCCCCCAGGTAGAAGCTGGCCACGTAGGCCCCGCTCACCCCCGCTCCCCTCCGGCCCGCCGCCCCCGAGGCCAGGCTTTGGGCGGTGAAGAGGGCGGCCATCATCAGGACGAAGCCCAGGACCAGGTAAGGGGGTGGGAGGAGGAGAAGCCCAAGGCCCAGGAGGACCAGGGCGAAGGCCAGGCGGAAGGTGGCCACCGCCCCCAGGCTCCGGGCCAGGGGCCCGGAGAGGGCGCTTCCCGGGATGCCGAAGAGGTAGGCCAGGTAGACCAGGCCCACCTCCCCCGGGCGGAAGCCCAGCTCCAGGAGGCGGTAGGGGAGGAGGTTGGCCAGGAAGAGGTTCAGGAAGAGGAGGATGGCTCCCACCCCGTAGAGGGGAAGGGCGCTAAAGTCGTACCGGGGCCGCCCCAAAGGGGGGAGGCCGCCGGGGGCCCGCAGGAGCAAAAGGCTCAGGAGAAGGGCGGGGAGGGAGAGGAGGAAAAGCGCTCCCCGCACCCCAACGCCCTCCGCCAGAAGCCCCGCCAGCACCCGGCCCAACCCGCCGCCCAGGACGTTCCCCGCCATGTAGACCCCGGCCATCTCCAGGGCCCTTTGGGGGTAGAGGGAAGGGATGAGGGCGATGGCCAAAGCCGGCACCAGGGCGGCCCCCACCCCTTGGAGCAAGCGGGCCAGGGTCCAAAGGGCCAGGCTGGGGCTAAGGGCCCCGAGGATGCCCCCCAGGCCCACCAGGAGGAGGCCCGCCCCCAAGATCCTCCCGGCGGGAAGGGAAAGCCGGGGCACCAGGGGGGAGAGGAGGACGAGGAGCAAAAGGGGTAGCCCCATTCCCGGCCCCGCCGCCCCTGGGGGGGCCCGGAAGAGGGCTTCCAGGAGGGGAAGCAGGGGCACCACCGCGTAAAGGGCGCTGTAGAGGGCCACCCCGGAGAGGACCACCGCCAGGCGCATCCCCCTTATCCTAGGGCTACCATGCGGGTGCTCCAGGTGGCCCTGCCCCTGCCCCTTCCCCCCATGAGCTACCTGCCCCCCTTGGGCCAGGAAGGGGAGGAGGCCTTGGGCCGGAGGGTGGCCGTCCCCTGGCGGGGGGAGGTGCGGGTAGGGGTGGTGGTGGGGGAAGGGGGAAGGCCCTCCCATGCCCTGCGCCACGCCATCGCCTACCTGGACGGGGCGCCCTACCTGCGGGCGGAGGAGGTCCTCTTCTTGGAGGAGGCTGCCCGTTACCTGTTCGCTCCCCTGGGCCAGGTGCTGGCGGACTTCCTGCCCCCTTTTCCCGAGCTCCGCCACCGGGTGCGCCTCTACCCAGGGGCCGATCCCAAGGTGCTGCCCAAGGGCCTCGAGGGCCTGACCGCCTGGCAGGAGGCCAAGGGGTTTGACCCCAAGCTGCTGGACTTCTTGCGGGAGGCGGGGGTCTTGGAGGAGGAGGTGGCCTTCAAGGAGGGCAAGCGGGTCCTCCTCCCCTTGAAGGAGGCCCATCCCGACCCCGCTTTGGACAGCATCCTGCAAACCCTTAAGGCCATGGGCCAGGCGGAAAGCCTCGCCGCCCTGGCCCGGGCCGCGGGGGTAGGAGTCGCCCGGGTGAAGCGGCTTTTGCAAGAGGGCTACATCGGCTACGGGGAGCCCCTCCCTCCTTCGCCTTCGGGGGAGCCCCTGGAGCCTCTCCTTCTCCCCGAGCGTCCCGAGCGGCTGAACGGGGGCAGGTTCCTGGAAAGGATGCGCCTCCTGGCGGGGCTGGTGGCGGAAGGGGACCACCTGGTCCTCTTCCCCGAGGTGAGCCTCTTGGAGCGCTTCCTCCAGCACTTTCCCCAGGCCAGGCCCTACCACGGGGGGCTTTCCCCTAAGGAGCGGGAGGCCCTTTTCCGCAACCCCAAGGGCCTGGTCTTCGCCACCTACGGGGGGCTGCTCCTTCCCTTCACCCCCAGGTCCTTGGTGGTGGTGGAAGAGGGAAGCGAGAGCTACAAGCTCTCCTCGGGAAGCCGGGCCTTCGTGCCCCCCTTGGCGGAGATGCGGGCCAGGCTTCTCGGCATCCCCCTCACCTTCCTCTCCCTGGTGCCCGCGGTGGAGGTCCTAGAGCGGCCGGGCCTCACCTTTCCCGTGCCCAAACCGAGGCTTTTCCTCATCGACCTGAAGCGGGAGCGGGGCCACCCCCTCACCGGGCGCGCCCTAGCCCTCCTCCGCCAGGTGGAGGAAAAGGGCCGCCAGGCGGTGGTCCTCTCCCCCCGCCTGGGCTACAGCGCCCTCCTCCTCTGCGCTGACTGCGGCTATAAGCCCACCTGCCCGGACTGCGCCCTTCCCTTGCGCTACCACAAGGAGGCCAAGGCCCTCCTCTGCCACCAGTGCGGCCACCGGGAGGCCCCTCCCGCCCTCTGCCCGGTTTGCGGCTCCCCCCTCCTGGAGCCCCGGGGGCCGGGGCTGGAGTGGCTTTGGGAGGAGCTCCGGAAGGCCACGGCCTTGCCCCTCTACCGCTACACCAAGGAGGCCAAGGACGACCTCAGCCCCCTGCTGGCCGGGGAGCCGGGGGTGGTGGTGGGGACCACCGCCCTTCTGCGGGCCCCGGTCCTGCCCGAGCTGGCCTTGGTCCTCCTGCCCTATGCCGACGGCTTCCTCTACGACGCGGACTTCCGGGCCGCGGAGCGCTACCACCGCCTGCTTTGGGCCCTCACGGAGCTGCGGCCCGGCCGGAGGCCCCTTCTGGCCCTCCAGACCTACACCCCGGACCACCCCGCCCACCTGGCCCTGTTGGAGGGGAGCGTGGAGGCCTTCCCCTGGGCGGAGAAGGCGTTGCGGGAGCTTTTGGACTACCCCCCTAAGGTGCGCATGGTGAAGCTGGAGGTGGCCCACCGCCTGGAGGCGCGGGCCCTCGAGGCCGCCTTCGCCCTGGTGGAGGCCCTCAAGGGGGTGGCGAAGGAGGGGGAGGTGCTGGGGCCGGCCCCCGCCCCTCTCCCCCGGGTGAAGGGGCAGTACGTCTTCCACCTCCTGCTGAAGGGGACCACGGAGCGGCTTGGGGAGCTTCTTTCCCGCCTGGACCGCCGTCGCTTTAAGCTGGACCCCGACCCCCACCGCTTCGTGGGGCTTTTGGAGGACTGAGGCCGCCCCGCCTTGGCCTGGGGTACCATACCCCTCGTGGAAGCCCGCGCCTGGCTGGAGGTGGACCTCCTGGCCCTTAGGGCCAACTGGAACCTGCTCCGGGCCCGGGCCAGGGGGGAGGTGATCCCCGTGCTGAAGGCGGACGCCTACGGGCACGGGGCCCTGCCCCTGGCCCGCTTCCTAGGGTCCCTGGGGGCGAAGCGGGTGGCGGTGGCCACGGTGGGGGAGGGGCGGGCCCTGAGGCAAGGCGGGGTGGAAGGGGAGGTGCTCCTTTTGGGAAGCCTCCACCCCCTGGAAGCGGAGGAGGCCTTGCGCTGGAACCTGGTGCCCAGCCTCTCCACCCTCGAGGCGGCCAGGGCCCTGGCGGAAAGGGCCCGGGCCCTGGGCCTCACCCCCAGGGCCCACCTCAAGGTGGACACGGGGATGCGCCGGGTGGGCTTTCCCTGGGAGGAGGCGAGGGAGGCCCTTCAGGCGGTGGAGGCCTTGGGGGTAAGGGTGGAGGGGGTCTACAGCCACCTGGCCACCGCCGGGGAGGACGCGGCCTTTGTGGAGGTGCAGAGGGCGCGCTTCCAGAAGGTTCGCGAGGCCCTGGGGGAGGGGTACTTCTACCACCTGGAGAACTCCTACGGCCTCCTCCTCCACGGGGGGGAGAACGTGCGGGTGGGCCTGGCCCTCTATGGCCTCGTCCCCGGCTTTGGCCTCAAGCCCATCCTGCGCCTCCTGGCCAGACCCACCCTGGTGAAGCGCCTTAGGGCGGGGGACCGGGTGGGCTACGGTGGGGAATACCTGGCCCAAGGCGGGGAGTGGCTGGCCACCCTGCCCGTGGGCTACGCCGATGGGCTTCCAAGGGGGGCGGTGCGCTTCGTGCGGGGGCCAGGGGGGGAGCTTCTTCCCGTGGCGGGCCGTATCTCCATGGACCAAACCACGGTCCTCCTTCCGGAACCGCTTCCCTTGGAAGCGGTCTTCGAAGTTCTCTCCCCCGACTTTGGCCCCACGGGCCTCCTGGCCTGGGCCGAGGCCCGGGGCACCATCCCCTACGAGGTGGCGGTGCACCTCTCCAGGAGGCTCCCCCGGGTCTACCGCCACGGCGAGGAGGTGCGGGAGGTTCTAGACTAGCCCCATGCAGGCGGTGCGCCTCTTCCAGGGCTACCTCTGGCACCCCAAGGAGCTTCCCCTAGACCCCAAGGCCCTCCTGCCCGGGGAGGTGGAGGGGGCGAGGCTCCTCCTGGACGAGGTTCCTCCCCCCACCCCCTTCTTCCAGGACGGCACCCCCACCCACACCCAGCGCTTCTACCAGCTCACCCTCCTGGTGCTCACGGAAAAGCCCCCGGAGGCCCTGGAGCCGTTGGCGGAGCGGGTAGCGAAAGGCGTGGAGCCCCTCCTCCAGGCCCTTCCCCCCGGGGTGGGCTGGCTCCTCCTGGAGGACCTCCGCCCCCTTTAGGGGCCTCGGCACCCCGTCGCGGCCCAAACTAGGATGGGGGCTTCGGGAAGAAGCGCGGGCCTTCAGCGCTTGCGCAGGAGGAAAGCAAGCAGCAGGGAAACCCCACCCAGGCCAAAGGCCAAGAGGCTTTCCCGCCGCAGGGTGAGGCCGGGTTTCCTCAGGGGCCGCAAAACCCCTTCCTGGTAGGCCCGAACCTGGTCCAGGGGGTCTGCCGCCAGCAGGTCCACCAAGGGAGGGCTTCCCGGAGGGGCTCCTAGGGTCCAGGGGCCCCCTTCCACGCTTGTAGGCCGCAGGTACCAGGGGGCGAAGGGGTCGAAGAGCCCCACCCCAGCGTAGTAGCCGTAGGGCCCTGGGGGCAGGCCGGTGTCCAGGAGCACCCACTCCCCCTCCCGCCAGGCCCGCACGGGCTCCCGCGCCCCTTCCGGGGTTCTCTTCTCCGCCCCGAAGCCCGTGAGGACGTAGGCCACCTCCCAGCTCTGGCCCTTCGGGGTGTGGAGGCCAGGAAGGAGCTCTTCCTCGCCTTCCTCTTCAGTATCCACCCAGAGGACCACCGTGGCCAGGCTGAAGCCCAGGGGCCCCCCCAGGGGGTTGGGGTAGCGGGCCAGCCGCACCTTCAGGACCAGGCGGCCTTCCCGTTCCTCCCCCGCCAGGGCCAGGAGGTCGGCGTAGCCTTCCCCCGCCTCCCGGTAAAGGGCCGCCTGGGGGTAGAGGTAGGCTAGGCCCTTATCGTCGCCCAGGGGGTCTTGGAAGAGGAAGAGCACGCCCACCTTTATACCAGGCTGAGGAGGGCCCGCACCACCTTGGCGGGGTCGTGCTGGGCCAAAGGGCCCTCCTCCCGGAAGTCCCCGGCCATCACCCGCACCCCGTCCACGGCGAAGGGCCTGGGGTCAAAAGGGACGGGGAAACGCCCTTCGGCCGCATACCGCCTTTGGACCTCCTCCGGGATGGGGGCGGTGTGCACCAGGACCACCTCGGGCCTCCGGCCCAGGTGGTAGGCCACGGCCTTGTAGTGGTCGTAAGCGGTGTAGCCGTCGGTTTCCCCCGGCTCGGTCATGAGGTTGACCACGTAGACCAGGGGTGCCTTGGCCTTGGCCAGGGCCTCCAGGAGGGGCTTGGGGAGGAAGCTGGGGATGACGCTGGTGTAGAGGCTTCCCGGGCCCAAAACCAGGAGGTCTGCCCGGCGGATGGCCTTAAGGGCTTCCTCCATGACCCGCTCGGGTTCGGGTTCCAGGAAGACCTCCTGGATCCGCCCCCTTTTTTCCCGGATGGCCACCTCGCCCACCACCTCTGAGCCATCGCGCAAGCGGGCCTTAAGCCGCACGGCCTCGGGGGTGGCGGGAAAGACCTGGCCCCTAAGCTGCAGAATGGCGTTGGCCTCGAGGATGGCCTGGGCGAAGTCCTTGGCCTCCTGGTTCAGGGTCAAGAGGAAGAGGTTGCCGAAGGTGTGGCCCTTAAACTCCCCCTCCTGGAAGCGGTGGTGCAGGAGCTTGGGAAGGGCAGGGTGGTCGGAAAGCGCCGCCAGGCAGTCCACTAGATCCCCCACCGCCGGCAGGCCAAAGGCAGCCCTAAGCCGGCCCGTGGAGCCCCCGTCATCGGTTACGGCCACGATGGCGGTGGAGTTGGCGGTGTGCTCCTTGAGGCCCCGAAGCACCCGGGAAAGCCCGGTCCCGCCGCCAAAGGCCACCACCTTGGGCCCCTGCTCCAGCCGCCTGCGCACGTAGACCCTTTCCGGCACCGCCTCGGGCTCGGTGAAGGCGGAGAGCATGCTCCGGTTCATGCTCCTTATCCCTCCCACCAGGAGGGCGAGGCCCAAGAGGACGAAGCCCAAGGCCCAGGGTTCCGGGGGTGGGGGAGGGAGGAAGCGGGCGAGGCCGTAAGCCATAAGAAGAACCCCAAGGCCCGCCAAGGCGGCGTAGCGCTTGACCCGCATCCCCGGGTAAAGCCAGCGGAGCGGGGGAAAGCGCCGGGCAAGGCCTTTGGCTGCCAGGTAAAACCCCAGGGGCTTACTCCTCCTTGTCCACATCCCGGTGGCTCACCTCCACCCGGAAGCGGCCCGCGAGTTCCTCGGCGAGCCTTTCCGCCACGGCCACGCTCCGGTGTCTTCCCCCGGTGCACCCGATGGCGGCGGTGTAGAAAGCCCTTCCCTCCCTTTGCGCCCCTTCTGCCGCCAGCCCCACCACGCTCAACAGGGCCCGGTAGTAGGGCTCCCCCTCCTCCCGGAAGACGTAGGCCTTCACCTCTGGGTCCAGCCCGGTCCTGGGCTTGAGGGCGGGGTCGTAGTGGGGGTTGGGCAAGGGGCGCACGTCCAGGACCAGATCGGCTTCCTGGGGCGGGCCCCACTTGAAGCCGAAGGAGAGGAGGCGCAAGAGGAAGCCCGTTTCCTCTCCCAGAAAGCGCGCCAAAGCCTCCTTTAGCGCCCTCGGGGAGAGCTCCGAGGTGTCCAGGATGAGGTGGGCCCTGGCCCGCAAGGGCCCCAGGATGCGGCGCTCCTCCCCGATTTCCCGCATGAGGTTTCCTGCCCCCAGGGGGTGGACCCTGCGGGTCAGGTTGTAGCGGCGGAGGAGGACCTCGGGGCGGGCCTCGAGGTAGACCACCGTGGGCCTCAGTTCGTCCAGAGCCCTTTCCAAATCCCCGAAGAAGGCCAGGGCCCGGGCGTCCAGCACCACCCCCGCCCGCTTCACGCCCCGGCCTTCCAGCTCCTGCAAGAGGGGCTTCCAGAGGCTTGGGGGAAGGTTGTCCACCATGAAGTAGCCCAGGTCCTCCAGGAAGCCCTTGGCCGTGGTCTTGCCCGCCCCGGAAAGCCCGGAAAGCACCAAAAAGCGCATCCCCTTGACTATACCCGCCTCCGGAGCCAGAGGTTGAAAAGGGCCAGGAGGAAGAGCCCAGGAAGCCCCACCACCCCGATGAGGAGGTCGTGGGTGCGCTCCACCAAAAGGAGGGAGAGGCCCGCCACCGCGTTCAGGGTGCCGTGGAGGAGGGCTGCGGCCAGCAGCGAGCCCCCCTTCTCCCGCACGTAGAGGAGGGCGGGGGTGAGGAGGAGGGCGAAGAGGACCATCATGGGCACCCCCAAGAGGGGCTCATGGGGGTAGTTGTGGCCGGAGAGGACCAAAGGAGCGTGCCAAAGCCCCCAGTAAAAGCCGATCTCCAGGCTGGCGGGCCAGAAGCCCCGGTCCCGAAGCCTTTCCCATAGGTACCCCCGCCACATGAGCTCTTCCCCTAAGGCGGCCACCAGGTTCACCGTGGCCCCCGCCAGGAGGCCCGTGAGGAGGAGGATGAGGGGTATGAGGCGGAAAAAGCCCTGCGGGAGCAGGGCGAGGTCCTCCGGGGGAATCCCTCCGTAAAGGGCGGCGAAGCCCCGCCAGGGGGCGAAGGGCAGGCTCAAGGGGAGGGAGAGAAGGCTGAGGGCCACGGGGAAGAGCCAGGCAAAGAGCCAGTAGCGGTTGGGTCGTAAAGCGAGGGGAAGGCGCACCCCTTCCTTACGGGCGAAGTAGAGGGCCACCAGGCCGGGGATCCACATGTAGAGGAAGCCGAAGGCCGTGAGGAGGAGGGCGGTTTCGGGGTTCGCCTCTTCCGGGGCAGGGTTCCAGCGCCCGCCCAGGAGGTAAAAGAGCAGGTAAACCCCCCACGAAAGGCCGAAGGTCCAGTAAAGGGCGCTCATCGTCTCCCGTCCGGGGCCATTCCCGCCGCCTTGGCCCGCACCCCCACCTCATCATAAGTACCCGCACGCAAAGGCCGCCCCACCGACCAAAGCCAAAGCGGCGTGCTCAAGCCCCCTTTGGGGCCCCGTCGTGGCCCAAGCCACGACGGGGTACTTAGTCCCGGACCCGGTTAGGGCCCATAATGGTCCTGATGAAGGCCATGACCTTCTGGGTCAAGCCGCAGAGCTCCCTCGAGGCCCTGCCTGAGGCCAGGGACCTGGTCCAGGACCTCCTGGAGCTTTTCTACGAGTATTTCCCCGAGTACGAGGGGTGCCTGGGCTTCTCCCAGTCCCCCAGAAGGCCGCGCTACCTCTTCCTCTACATGGAAGGCCCTTGTGGCGGGCTTCTGCCCTCGGCGGCGCTCTTTCTAAAGGACCTCTTGGAAACCGCCTTCCCTGGGGCGGAGGTGCGGGTCTACGGCAAGCCCTGGCCCTAGCGGCGTTTCTTCACCAACCATTCCTCTTCCCGCACCCCTTGGCGGGCGTTCACCACCCGGGCCAGGACGAAGAGGAGATCGGAAAGGCGGTTTAGGTAGCGGATGGCCTCGGGGTTCACGGGCTCTTCCCGGCTTAAGGCCACCACCTTGCGCTCCGCCCGGCGCACCACGGTGCGGGCCAGGTGCAAGGCCGCCGCCGCCGGGTGCCCCCCGGGCAGGACGAAGCCCCTAAAAGGGGGGCTTTCCTCCATGTAGCGGTCAATGGCCCGCTCCAAGCCCTCCACGTCCTCAGCGTCCATGCGGGCGATGTTCCGCTCGTAGGGGCTTCCCATACGGGTGGCCAGGTCGGCCCCCAGGTCAAAGAGGGCGTTTTGGATGCGCTCCAAGAGGTCATGGAGGTCCAGGTGCTCCTTGGGCAGGAGGCTTCGGGCCAGGCCGATGGCGGAGTTGGCCTCGTCCACGGTGCCGTAGGCTTCCACCCGGGGGTGGGCCTTCACCACCCGCTCGGCTCCGTAGAGGCCGGTTTCCCCTGCGTCCCCCGTCTTGGTGTAGATCTTCATGGCCCCATTGTAGGGAGTTTGCCGGGGAAAGGAGACTCTGGGGACCCAAAGGCAGTAAAAAGCCACTTCCGGGGTTGCCACCAACCCCGGAAGCTTTGCCTTCTGGACTTGGCGGGCCCGAGAGGATTCGAACCCCTGACCTGCTGATCCGTAGTCAGCCGCTCTATCCAACTGAGCTACGGGCCCAAGCCGACCCTCAAGGTAGCACGGGAAAGCCCCCCTTGTCAATAATGGGCAAGGTGCGGGAGCGGCGTCTGGAAGGCCACATCCTTAGCCTGCTTCAGGAGGCGCTTTCCCTGGAGGAGCTCCACGCCCGCCTGCAACCCCTTTACCCGGGCCTCAAAAAGGCCACCCTCTTCGCCCTTCTGGTGCGGCTCAGGCGGGAGGGGAAGGTGGCCTTCCGGGAAGGGCGCTTCCTAGCGGGCAAACCGCAGGATGCGGACCTCTAGCCCGTCGGACACCTGGACTTCCCACTGGCCGCCCGGGGGCAGGCCCTCGAGGGCAAAGGCCACCTCCCCCGCCCGGTGCCAGAGGCCCAGGGTGGTGCGGGAGCCGTCTTCGGCCACGTGGAAGAGGGAGAAGAAGGGGTAGCCCTGGACGCGCACGCGGAGCCAGCCCTCATCCTCCCGCAGGTTCACTTGGGACGCGGCTTGGGGGAGCAGGGGGCGGTGGCTTCTTAGAGCAAGGTGGTGCCTAGGTAGAGCCTCACTTATAGAGTGGCCGGTTGGGGGAGATTGGTTGACAGGAAGCCGGCAAGACCAGGGTTAATGCGAAAAGGCTGGCTGTTCGGGCTATCCCTCCCACCCCAGCCCGCTCCCTCGGGGGTGCGGATGAGAGGTGCTATCCTGGGCCTTAATGCGGCCTGGGCTTGCGGCGAGGAGGCTGGTCCTGAAGGTGGGGAGCGCGGTCTTGGCTGGGCCTTCCGGCCTGGACTTTCCCGCCATGCGGGAGATCGCCCGCCAGGTGCTGGTCCTGCGGGAGGAGGGGCGGGAGGTGGTGCTGGTGTCCTCGGGGGCGGTGGCGGCGGGAATGGCGGCCACCGGCCTTCCCCGGCCCCAGGACATGCCCCTGAAGCAAGCCTTGGCGGCGGTCGGCCAGCCCCTCCTCATGGCCGCTTGGCGGGAGGCCTTTGCCCCCATCCCCGTGGCCCAGGTCCTCCTCACCGCCGAGGACCTGGCCTCCCGGGAGCGCTACCTGAACGCCAAGGCCACCCTGCAGGCCCTTTTGCGCCTCGAGGCCCTCCCCATCATCAACGAGAACGACACCGTGGCCTTCCAGGAGATCCGCTTTGGGGACAACGACCAGCTCTCCGCCCGGGTGGCGGCCTTGGTGGAGGCAGGGCTCTTGGTGCTCCTTTCCGACGTGGACGCCCTCTATGAGGATGACCCGAAGAAAAACCCCAGCGCCCGCCCCATCCCGGAGGTGGAGCGGGTGGAGGCTGTGCTGGCC
The nucleotide sequence above comes from Thermus tengchongensis. Encoded proteins:
- the pheS gene encoding phenylalanine--tRNA ligase subunit alpha, whose translation is MRELEQEALAAIREAQDLEALKTLKARYLGKKGLLTQEMKALASLPLEERKAKGQALNALKEAIERALEEREKALVEEALQRALERERQDVSLPGVEVFTGGLHPITLMERELVEIFRSLGYQAVEGPEVESEFFNFDALNIPEHHPARDMWDTFWLEGEEHSLPGPLGEEVRGRLLLRTHTSPMQVRYMVAHTPPFRIVVPGRVFRFEQTDATHEAVFHQLEGLVVGEGITMAHLKGAIYELAQALYGPESRVRFQPVYFPFVEPGAQFAIWWPEGGKWLELGGAGMVHPKVFQAVDAYRKTLGLPPAYEGVTGFAFGLGVERLAMLRYGIPDIRYFFGGRLKFLEQFRGVL
- a CDS encoding DUF5639 domain-containing protein; protein product: MELHAADQYLVAPAEAGLLEVYARLSGTGLFPPFPPVELPGGVGGLVARGGFAQAFFFPAEVLGLTFKTPKGRVVRAGGVVVKNVQGYDLVRPFVGSFGLLGEALEVVFRLRPGRASAFLRRPFSGEFPALSPAPRFLFALEEGGAGWLYAYHFGHEKEVVRFREAFGGEEAGPMDLRPLFPQGMGVGEGPLKDLRFSWADGGRAPEPPEAFRRLAEAL
- a CDS encoding MFS transporter yields the protein MRLAVVLSGVALYSALYAVVPLLPLLEALFRAPPGAAGPGMGLPLLLLVLLSPLVPRLSLPAGRILGAGLLLVGLGGILGALSPSLALWTLARLLQGVGAALVPALAIALIPSLYPQRALEMAGVYMAGNVLGGGLGRVLAGLLAEGVGVRGALFLLSLPALLLSLLLLRAPGGLPPLGRPRYDFSALPLYGVGAILLFLNLFLANLLPYRLLELGFRPGEVGLVYLAYLFGIPGSALSGPLARSLGAVATFRLAFALVLLGLGLLLLPPPYLVLGFVLMMAALFTAQSLASGAAGRRGAGVSGAYVASFYLGGTLAGLLYPLFLHSFPLAVALGMGLALWALLLAPVR
- a CDS encoding primosomal protein N' family DNA-binding protein, with the translated sequence MRVLQVALPLPLPPMSYLPPLGQEGEEALGRRVAVPWRGEVRVGVVVGEGGRPSHALRHAIAYLDGAPYLRAEEVLFLEEAARYLFAPLGQVLADFLPPFPELRHRVRLYPGADPKVLPKGLEGLTAWQEAKGFDPKLLDFLREAGVLEEEVAFKEGKRVLLPLKEAHPDPALDSILQTLKAMGQAESLAALARAAGVGVARVKRLLQEGYIGYGEPLPPSPSGEPLEPLLLPERPERLNGGRFLERMRLLAGLVAEGDHLVLFPEVSLLERFLQHFPQARPYHGGLSPKEREALFRNPKGLVFATYGGLLLPFTPRSLVVVEEGSESYKLSSGSRAFVPPLAEMRARLLGIPLTFLSLVPAVEVLERPGLTFPVPKPRLFLIDLKRERGHPLTGRALALLRQVEEKGRQAVVLSPRLGYSALLLCADCGYKPTCPDCALPLRYHKEAKALLCHQCGHREAPPALCPVCGSPLLEPRGPGLEWLWEELRKATALPLYRYTKEAKDDLSPLLAGEPGVVVGTTALLRAPVLPELALVLLPYADGFLYDADFRAAERYHRLLWALTELRPGRRPLLALQTYTPDHPAHLALLEGSVEAFPWAEKALRELLDYPPKVRMVKLEVAHRLEARALEAAFALVEALKGVAKEGEVLGPAPAPLPRVKGQYVFHLLLKGTTERLGELLSRLDRRRFKLDPDPHRFVGLLED
- the alr gene encoding alanine racemase; protein product: MEARAWLEVDLLALRANWNLLRARARGEVIPVLKADAYGHGALPLARFLGSLGAKRVAVATVGEGRALRQGGVEGEVLLLGSLHPLEAEEALRWNLVPSLSTLEAARALAERARALGLTPRAHLKVDTGMRRVGFPWEEAREALQAVEALGVRVEGVYSHLATAGEDAAFVEVQRARFQKVREALGEGYFYHLENSYGLLLHGGENVRVGLALYGLVPGFGLKPILRLLARPTLVKRLRAGDRVGYGGEYLAQGGEWLATLPVGYADGLPRGAVRFVRGPGGELLPVAGRISMDQTTVLLPEPLPLEAVFEVLSPDFGPTGLLAWAEARGTIPYEVAVHLSRRLPRVYRHGEEVREVLD